Proteins from a genomic interval of Kaistia defluvii:
- a CDS encoding DUF2092 domain-containing protein — MAIAAGVAMTLACFAPAWAQDAPQAADQNRQEAIGIVKRMAQYVGSETDITLSFDSELEVVTPQMEKLQFNSSGKAQIHRPDAFRLSRTGGYADVELIFDGKSVTVLDKNTNTYATEPLKGSIDEVIDKLRGDLMLDLPAADLMIADSFNALMADVVEAKHIGRGVIDGVACEHVAFRNHDTDWQLWVEVGERPVPCKMVITSKTVGGAPQYTIRITDWHSGSQFPAGTFTFAPPAGAKKVDFKQLADVDEIPSSGATPTDMTPANGAATSGESK, encoded by the coding sequence ATGGCGATCGCGGCCGGGGTCGCGATGACCCTGGCCTGCTTCGCGCCCGCCTGGGCGCAGGACGCCCCGCAGGCCGCCGACCAGAACCGGCAGGAGGCGATCGGGATCGTCAAGCGCATGGCGCAGTATGTCGGCAGCGAGACCGACATCACGCTCTCCTTTGACAGCGAGCTGGAAGTCGTCACGCCGCAAATGGAGAAGCTGCAGTTCAACAGCTCGGGCAAGGCGCAGATCCACAGGCCCGATGCCTTCCGTCTCAGCCGCACCGGCGGCTATGCCGATGTGGAGCTCATCTTCGATGGCAAGAGCGTCACGGTTCTCGACAAGAATACCAACACCTATGCCACCGAGCCGCTGAAAGGGTCGATCGACGAGGTCATCGACAAGCTGCGCGGCGACCTGATGCTAGACCTGCCGGCGGCGGACCTGATGATCGCCGACTCCTTCAACGCGTTGATGGCCGATGTGGTCGAGGCCAAGCATATCGGCCGGGGCGTCATCGACGGCGTCGCCTGCGAGCATGTCGCCTTCCGCAACCACGACACCGACTGGCAGCTCTGGGTCGAGGTCGGCGAACGGCCGGTGCCCTGCAAGATGGTGATCACCAGCAAGACGGTCGGGGGCGCGCCGCAATATACGATCCGCATCACCGACTGGCACAGCGGCTCGCAATTCCCGGCCGGCACCTTCACCTTCGCTCCGCCGGCGGGCGCCAAGAAGGTCGATTTCAAGCAACTGGCAGACGTGGACGAGATTCCGTCGAGCGGCGCGACGCCGACCGACATGACACCCGCCAACGGCGCCGCGACCTCGGGAGAAAGCAAATGA